A section of the Pseudomonas flavescens genome encodes:
- a CDS encoding GntP family permease — protein MALVLILVALIAFIVVSTTRLKLHPFLALLIAAIVAGFAYQLPHQDILKTVATGFGGILGNIGVVIVLGTIIGVILERSGAAITLAETVIKLLGERFPTLTMSIIGYIVSIPVFCDSGYIILNSLKNALAARMKVSMVAMSVALATGLYATHTFVPPTPGPIAAAGNLGLESSLGLVIAVGLFVAMVSALAGLLWANRFIGKDIALEDDGTPMPGAEDFEALKAQYGKLPSATQAFAPILVPIVLICLGSVSVFPSRPLGDGTLQAVLSFLGQPVVALLVGLVLACTLLRGNGKRQQLHDRVTDGILSAAPIILITGAGGAFGAVLSASPLGAYLGSTLSALGIGLFMPFLVAAALKTAQGSTTVAMVTTSAMVAPLLGQIGLDSEMGRVLTVLAIGAGGMTVSHANDSYFWVVTQFSRMPVAVAYRAQTMATLIQGVVGITTVWLLSLVLL, from the coding sequence ATGGCTCTGGTTCTGATCCTGGTCGCGCTCATCGCGTTTATCGTGGTGTCGACTACACGTCTCAAGCTGCATCCCTTTCTTGCCCTGCTGATCGCCGCGATAGTCGCCGGCTTCGCTTATCAACTGCCCCATCAGGACATTCTCAAGACTGTCGCCACCGGCTTTGGCGGCATCCTCGGCAACATCGGTGTGGTGATCGTGCTGGGGACCATCATCGGTGTGATTCTCGAGCGCAGCGGCGCCGCCATCACCCTGGCGGAAACCGTGATCAAGCTGCTCGGCGAACGCTTCCCCACGCTGACTATGTCGATCATCGGTTACATCGTGTCGATCCCCGTGTTCTGCGACTCCGGCTACATCATCCTCAACTCGCTGAAGAACGCCCTGGCCGCACGCATGAAGGTCTCCATGGTGGCGATGAGCGTCGCTCTGGCCACCGGCTTGTACGCCACGCATACCTTCGTGCCACCGACCCCCGGGCCGATCGCAGCTGCCGGCAACCTTGGTCTCGAATCGAGCCTGGGTCTGGTGATCGCCGTCGGTCTGTTCGTCGCCATGGTGTCCGCGCTGGCCGGCCTGCTCTGGGCTAACCGCTTCATCGGCAAGGACATCGCTCTCGAGGACGACGGCACGCCAATGCCGGGCGCCGAGGATTTCGAGGCGCTGAAGGCGCAGTACGGAAAACTGCCGAGCGCCACCCAGGCCTTCGCGCCGATCCTGGTGCCCATCGTGTTGATCTGTCTGGGATCGGTGTCGGTATTCCCCAGTCGCCCGCTGGGCGATGGCACGCTGCAGGCCGTGCTGAGCTTCCTCGGTCAGCCGGTGGTGGCATTGCTGGTCGGTCTGGTGCTGGCTTGTACCTTGCTCAGGGGCAACGGCAAGCGCCAGCAACTGCATGACCGGGTGACCGACGGCATTCTCTCCGCCGCGCCGATCATCCTCATCACCGGTGCTGGTGGCGCTTTCGGTGCGGTGCTCAGCGCTTCGCCGCTGGGCGCTTATCTGGGCAGCACCTTGTCCGCATTGGGTATCGGCCTGTTCATGCCATTTCTGGTCGCTGCAGCGCTGAAGACAGCACAGGGTTCCACCACCGTGGCCATGGTCACCACGTCGGCGATGGTCGCGCCACTGCTCGGGCAGATCGGCCTGGATAGCGAGATGGGCCGGGTGCTCACCGTACTGGCGATCGGTGCTGGCGGCATGACCGTTTCCCACGCCAACGACAGCTACTTCTGGGTAGTGACCCAGTTCAGCCGCATGCCGGTAGCCGTTGCCTACCGCGCGCAAACCATGGCTACGCTGATTCAAGGTGTGGTCGGTATCACCACGGTTTGGCTGCTGAGCCTGGTACTTCTCTAA
- a CDS encoding glycerate kinase, whose translation MKIVIAPDSFKESLSAPDVAQAIARGWLAVYPDAEIALCPMADGGEGTVDAVLAATGGERRELRVQGPLATPVQAHWGWLGDGTAVIEMAAASGLHWVPSAQRDARVTSSYGTGELIRAALDAGATRIILGLGGSATNDGGSGLLRALGARFLDAGGNELRPGGAALATLQRVDLSALDPRLQDVQVDVAADVDNPLCGPHGASAVFGPQKGASPEQVKELDAALARLAEVVGEALGEDFSAFPGVGAAGGLGFAAKAFFGARFRPGIELVAELSGLAEAVKGADLVITGEGRLDAQSLHGKTPVGVARVAQAQGVPVIALAGSLGEGYQQVREAGIEAAFSLAPGPITLEHACANAAQELQARAADLARFWRLAQAARR comes from the coding sequence ATGAAAATCGTCATCGCTCCTGATTCGTTCAAGGAGAGCCTGAGTGCGCCCGACGTGGCCCAGGCCATCGCCCGCGGCTGGCTCGCCGTTTACCCGGATGCCGAGATCGCGTTGTGCCCCATGGCCGACGGCGGCGAAGGAACGGTGGATGCCGTGCTCGCCGCCACTGGCGGCGAGCGTCGTGAGCTGCGCGTTCAGGGCCCCCTGGCCACACCGGTGCAGGCCCATTGGGGCTGGCTGGGCGATGGTACGGCGGTAATCGAGATGGCCGCTGCCAGCGGCCTGCACTGGGTGCCGAGTGCGCAACGTGATGCCCGAGTGACCAGCAGCTACGGCACCGGGGAGCTGATTCGTGCGGCGCTGGACGCCGGTGCCACGCGGATCATTCTCGGCCTCGGTGGCAGTGCCACCAACGACGGTGGCAGCGGACTGCTGCGTGCATTGGGTGCGCGCTTTCTCGATGCAGGTGGCAACGAATTGCGGCCGGGCGGGGCGGCACTGGCCACGCTGCAGCGCGTCGACCTCAGCGCACTGGATCCCCGTCTGCAGGATGTTCAGGTCGATGTTGCCGCAGACGTCGACAATCCTCTGTGCGGGCCTCATGGCGCGTCGGCTGTGTTCGGTCCGCAGAAGGGCGCCAGCCCGGAGCAGGTCAAGGAACTGGATGCCGCCCTGGCGCGTCTGGCCGAAGTGGTCGGTGAAGCGCTTGGCGAAGACTTCAGCGCTTTCCCCGGTGTCGGTGCTGCCGGTGGCCTCGGTTTCGCTGCCAAGGCGTTTTTCGGTGCGCGCTTTCGTCCGGGTATCGAACTGGTTGCCGAGCTGTCAGGCCTTGCCGAGGCGGTGAAGGGGGCCGACCTGGTGATCACCGGAGAGGGGCGTCTCGACGCCCAGAGCCTGCATGGCAAGACGCCGGTCGGCGTCGCGCGGGTGGCGCAGGCTCAGGGAGTTCCGGTGATCGCCCTGGCCGGCAGCCTGGGGGAGGGGTATCAACAGGTGCGCGAAGCCGGTATCGAAGCCGCCTTCAGCCTGGCGCCAGGGCCTATCACCCTGGAGCACGCCTGCGCCAATGCCGCGCAGGAGCTGCAAGCCCGGGCTGCCGATTTAGCCAGGTTCTGGCGCCTGGCTCAGGCTGCGCGACGCTGA
- a CDS encoding outer membrane lipoprotein produces the protein MHKPGIFVVLFAAATLTLGGCASSLTGDSYSRDEARAVQTVRMGTIESLRPVKIEGTKTPIGGGAGAVIGGVAGSGVGGGRGSAVAAVIGAVAGGLLGAAAEEGITRTQGVEITVREDDGSMRAYVQAVEENQIFRVGERVRIMTVNGTSRVTN, from the coding sequence ATGCATAAACCTGGTATTTTCGTTGTCCTGTTTGCCGCAGCGACTCTCACCCTTGGCGGCTGCGCATCGAGCCTGACCGGCGACAGCTATTCCCGCGATGAAGCGCGTGCCGTGCAGACCGTGCGCATGGGTACCATCGAATCCCTGCGTCCGGTGAAGATCGAAGGCACCAAAACGCCAATCGGTGGTGGTGCCGGCGCCGTCATCGGTGGCGTGGCAGGCAGCGGCGTTGGCGGTGGTCGTGGTTCGGCCGTGGCGGCGGTGATCGGTGCTGTAGCTGGTGGTCTGCTGGGTGCAGCTGCCGAAGAAGGCATCACCCGTACGCAAGGCGTTGAAATCACCGTGCGTGAAGACGACGGCAGCATGCGCGCCTACGTGCAGGCCGTTGAGGAAAACCAGATTTTCCGCGTTGGTGAGCGTGTCCGCATCATGACCGTCAACGGCACCAGCCGTGTGACCAACTGA
- a CDS encoding monovalent cation/H+ antiporter subunit A, whose amino-acid sequence MALALIIALPFLGIFLPLLADRMGRSLCALAAAIGPAAALVLLWLQQPAVFAGEVRIVRYPWLSDLGLDLSLRLDGLGFLFALMILGIGLLVILYARYYLGKQEPMGRFFAYLLLFMGAMLGVVFSENMLLMMVFWELTSLSSFLLIGFWSGSSDARRGSRMALTVTGGGGLALLAGILLLGNIAGSFELTQVLAAGDVIRNHALYPITLILILLGVFTKSAQFPFHFWLPQAMSAPTPVSAYLHSATMVKAGVFLLARFYPVLAGTEWWFYLVSVTGMATLLFGAGMALFQHDLKGLLAYSTISHLGLITLLFGFNSDLSSVAAVFHIINHATFKASLFMAAGIIDHETGSRDMRRIAGLWKYMPHTAVLAMVAASAMAGVPLLNGFLSKEMFFTETLNQDLLGIFSWMIPAAATLAGVFSVAYSLRFIHDVFFNGEPKDLPKYPPHEPPRYMKIPVEVLVFLCLLVGMLPAYTVAPLLASAASATLGGEVPYYSLSIWHGFNLPLGMSVIALVGGIIVYACREPLFRWYNGMPEVDAKEMFELLNSRLVKSARWITRLLESGSQQRYVALLLISALVLITVALSSMDSLSGEVPLSPLDGITVLGMLVLCVMAVLTVVFHRNRLKALMTLSCAGLMVALAFARYSAPDLALTQLSVEVVTIILLVLALFFMPDRTPMESSSLRGLRDVLLAGGSGIAVALLAYAVMTRPYDSIASFFLENSVSGGGGTNVVNVILVDFRGFDTLGEISVLAIAAIGIYGLLAGLHLPHPLTDPNGKPWSRDSHPMILDSIARVLLPMALLVSAFIFVRGHNLPGGGFIAGLITAIALILQYVAHGVEWTQRRMPWSYHSIAGLGVMIAALTGLGSLAFGAPFLTSAFDHFHLPVIGEFELATALLFDLGVYLAVVGSTLLILSNIGHVSQDESSKEVL is encoded by the coding sequence ATGGCGCTTGCGCTGATCATCGCCTTACCATTTTTAGGCATCTTTCTACCGTTGCTGGCTGACCGCATGGGGCGCTCGCTCTGTGCGCTGGCAGCCGCGATCGGGCCTGCAGCGGCGCTCGTGCTGCTCTGGCTACAGCAGCCGGCGGTGTTCGCTGGCGAGGTACGGATCGTCCGCTATCCGTGGCTGTCGGACCTCGGCCTGGACCTGAGCCTGCGCCTCGACGGCCTGGGTTTCCTGTTCGCCCTGATGATTCTCGGCATCGGTTTGCTGGTGATCCTCTACGCCCGTTATTACCTGGGCAAGCAGGAGCCGATGGGGCGCTTCTTCGCCTATCTGCTGCTGTTCATGGGCGCCATGCTGGGCGTGGTGTTCTCGGAAAACATGCTGCTGATGATGGTGTTCTGGGAACTGACCAGCCTGTCGTCGTTCCTGCTGATCGGCTTCTGGAGTGGCAGTTCGGACGCACGTCGCGGCTCGCGCATGGCCCTGACCGTCACCGGCGGCGGTGGCCTGGCCCTGCTGGCAGGCATCCTGCTGCTTGGCAATATCGCTGGCAGCTTCGAGCTGACCCAGGTGCTGGCAGCTGGCGATGTGATCCGCAATCACGCCCTGTACCCGATTACCCTGATCCTGATTCTGCTGGGCGTCTTCACCAAGTCCGCGCAATTTCCCTTCCATTTCTGGCTGCCGCAGGCCATGTCGGCACCCACGCCGGTGTCGGCCTATCTGCACTCGGCGACCATGGTCAAGGCTGGCGTGTTCCTGCTGGCGCGCTTTTACCCGGTGCTGGCAGGCACGGAGTGGTGGTTCTATCTGGTCAGCGTGACCGGCATGGCGACGCTGCTGTTCGGCGCTGGCATGGCATTGTTCCAGCACGATCTCAAGGGGCTGCTGGCCTATTCGACCATCAGCCACCTGGGCCTGATCACCCTGCTGTTCGGCTTCAACTCTGATCTGTCCTCGGTCGCGGCGGTGTTCCACATTATCAACCACGCCACCTTCAAGGCTTCGCTGTTCATGGCCGCCGGTATCATCGACCATGAAACCGGAAGCCGCGACATGCGGCGTATCGCCGGGCTCTGGAAATACATGCCGCACACCGCCGTGCTGGCCATGGTCGCGGCCTCGGCAATGGCCGGGGTGCCACTGCTGAACGGCTTCCTGAGCAAGGAAATGTTCTTCACCGAGACGCTCAATCAGGATCTGCTCGGCATCTTCAGCTGGATGATTCCCGCCGCGGCTACGCTCGCCGGGGTGTTCTCGGTCGCTTACTCGTTGCGTTTCATTCACGACGTGTTCTTCAACGGCGAGCCGAAGGACCTGCCCAAGTATCCGCCCCACGAGCCGCCGCGCTACATGAAGATCCCGGTGGAAGTGCTGGTCTTCCTCTGTCTGCTGGTGGGCATGCTGCCGGCCTATACCGTGGCGCCGCTGCTGGCCTCGGCGGCCTCGGCGACTCTGGGGGGCGAAGTACCTTATTACAGCCTGTCGATCTGGCATGGCTTCAACCTGCCGCTGGGCATGAGCGTGATCGCCCTGGTGGGCGGGATCATCGTCTACGCCTGCCGCGAGCCGCTGTTCCGTTGGTACAACGGCATGCCGGAGGTGGACGCCAAGGAGATGTTCGAGCTGCTCAACAGCCGTCTGGTGAAGAGTGCGCGCTGGATCACCAGGCTGCTCGAGAGCGGTTCCCAGCAGCGTTACGTGGCGCTGCTGCTGATCAGTGCCCTGGTGCTGATCACCGTCGCGCTGTCGTCGATGGATTCGCTGAGCGGCGAGGTACCCTTATCGCCCCTCGACGGCATCACCGTGCTTGGCATGCTGGTGCTGTGCGTGATGGCCGTGCTCACCGTGGTGTTCCACCGCAACCGCCTCAAGGCGCTGATGACCCTGAGCTGTGCCGGGCTGATGGTGGCCCTGGCGTTCGCCCGTTATTCCGCGCCGGACCTGGCGCTGACCCAGCTATCCGTAGAGGTGGTGACCATCATCCTGCTGGTGCTGGCGCTGTTCTTCATGCCCGATCGCACGCCGATGGAGTCCAGCAGCCTGCGTGGCCTGCGTGACGTGCTGCTGGCCGGTGGTAGCGGGATCGCCGTCGCGCTGCTGGCTTACGCGGTGATGACGCGCCCCTACGACAGCATTGCCTCTTTCTTCCTCGAGAACAGCGTCAGTGGGGGGGGCGGTACCAACGTGGTCAACGTGATCCTGGTCGACTTCCGCGGTTTCGATACCTTGGGCGAGATCAGCGTGCTGGCCATCGCCGCGATCGGCATCTATGGCCTGCTCGCCGGGCTGCACCTGCCTCATCCGCTCACCGACCCGAATGGCAAGCCCTGGTCGCGCGACAGCCACCCGATGATCCTCGACAGCATCGCCCGGGTGCTGCTGCCCATGGCCCTGCTGGTGTCGGCGTTCATCTTCGTGCGCGGGCACAACCTGCCGGGTGGTGGCTTCATCGCCGGTCTGATCACCGCGATCGCCCTGATCCTGCAGTACGTGGCCCACGGCGTTGAATGGACGCAGAGGCGCATGCCCTGGAGTTACCACAGTATCGCCGGTCTTGGTGTGATGATCGCCGCGCTCACCGGCCTCGGCAGCCTGGCTTTCGGCGCGCCGTTCCTGACTTCGGCTTTCGACCATTTCCATCTGCCGGTGATCGGTGAGTTCGAGTTGGCGACCGCGCTGCTGTTCGACCTTGGTGTGTACCTGGCCGTGGTCGGCTCGACGTTGCTGATCCTGTCCAACATCGGTCACGTTAGTCAGGACGAATCGAGCAAGGAGGTACTCTGA
- a CDS encoding Na+/H+ antiporter subunit C, whose amino-acid sequence MEALFAITLGVLAASGVYLLMRARIYPVVMGLTLISYAVNLFLFAMGRLGTGVPAVIGKSSEHGDPIPQALVLTAIVIGFAMTAFVVVLSLRALGELRTDHVDGEEPR is encoded by the coding sequence ATGGAAGCGCTATTCGCCATTACTCTGGGCGTGCTGGCTGCCAGCGGTGTGTACCTGCTGATGCGCGCACGTATTTATCCGGTGGTCATGGGCCTTACCCTGATCTCCTACGCGGTCAACCTGTTCCTGTTCGCCATGGGCCGTCTCGGCACCGGCGTGCCTGCGGTGATCGGCAAGAGCAGCGAACACGGCGACCCGATTCCCCAGGCGCTGGTGCTCACCGCCATCGTCATCGGCTTCGCCATGACCGCCTTCGTCGTGGTGCTGTCGCTGCGTGCGCTGGGCGAGCTGCGTACCGACCATGTCGATGGTGAGGAGCCGCGCTGA
- a CDS encoding monovalent cation/H+ antiporter subunit D, with protein MNHALILPILIPLFTGSLLLIRSQLSLTAKRWISLLATWALVPLSAWLVLQADSGALQIYALGNWQPPFGIVLLLDRLAAMMLLVTAVLASFAMLYAVRGDDERGSNFHALMQFQLLGINGAFLTGDLFNLFVFFEILLIASYSLLVYGGGPKRIKAGMHYVVLNLVASSFFLIGVGMLYGLLGTLNIADLALKVSEADADRQPLLAAAGYLLLIVFGLKGAILPLYFWLPNAYAAATAPVAALFAIMTKVGLYAVIRVFTLVFGSEAGELAHLIDYLLWPLAALTLLAGVVGALAARSLGRLIGYLVIVSVGTLLAGVAMGTVQSIGAALYYLIHSTWVCGGLFLLADLLARQRGEIGLRLRKGPQLLQPKLLGGLFFIGAISVAGLPPFSGFLGKLMLLRSVETGMQTLVLWPVVLVGGLGMVIALVRAGSTLFWRCTGETAPAAEFDRIRALAAIGLLAGGPLLVIAAQPIHEYVLAVAQQLLDVDSYLQIVRGGDA; from the coding sequence ATGAATCATGCGTTGATCCTGCCCATCCTCATCCCGCTGTTCACCGGTAGCCTGCTGCTGATTCGCTCGCAGCTGTCGCTGACCGCCAAGCGCTGGATTTCCCTGCTGGCCACCTGGGCCCTGGTGCCACTGAGCGCCTGGCTGGTACTGCAGGCTGACTCCGGTGCCTTGCAGATCTATGCCTTGGGCAACTGGCAGCCGCCATTCGGCATCGTGCTGCTGCTCGACCGGCTGGCGGCAATGATGCTGCTGGTCACCGCCGTGCTGGCCAGCTTCGCCATGCTCTATGCGGTGCGCGGCGATGACGAGCGCGGGTCGAACTTCCACGCCCTGATGCAATTCCAGTTGCTGGGTATCAATGGTGCGTTTCTTACCGGCGATCTGTTCAACCTGTTCGTGTTCTTCGAGATCCTGCTGATCGCGTCCTACTCGCTGCTGGTCTACGGCGGTGGCCCGAAGCGGATCAAAGCCGGCATGCACTACGTGGTGCTCAACCTGGTGGCCTCGTCGTTCTTCCTGATCGGCGTGGGCATGCTCTATGGCCTGCTCGGCACGCTGAACATCGCCGACCTGGCACTCAAGGTGTCCGAAGCCGATGCCGACCGCCAGCCACTGCTCGCTGCTGCCGGTTACCTGCTGTTGATCGTGTTCGGCCTCAAGGGCGCCATCCTGCCGCTGTATTTCTGGTTGCCCAACGCCTATGCCGCGGCTACGGCGCCGGTGGCCGCTCTGTTCGCGATCATGACCAAGGTCGGTCTGTATGCGGTGATCCGCGTCTTTACCCTGGTGTTCGGCAGCGAGGCGGGCGAGCTGGCCCACCTGATCGACTACCTGCTCTGGCCGCTGGCGGCCCTGACCCTACTGGCCGGCGTTGTCGGCGCCCTGGCCGCACGCAGCCTCGGCCGCTTGATCGGCTACCTGGTGATCGTGTCGGTCGGCACTCTGCTGGCGGGTGTCGCCATGGGTACGGTGCAGAGCATCGGTGCCGCGCTCTACTACCTGATACACAGCACCTGGGTGTGTGGCGGTTTGTTCCTGCTCGCCGACCTGCTGGCCCGCCAACGCGGCGAGATCGGCTTGCGGCTACGCAAAGGTCCGCAGTTGCTGCAGCCGAAACTGCTCGGCGGGCTGTTCTTCATCGGTGCCATTTCCGTCGCCGGCCTGCCGCCTTTCTCCGGGTTCCTCGGTAAGCTGATGCTGTTGCGCTCGGTAGAAACCGGTATGCAGACGCTGGTGCTCTGGCCGGTCGTGCTGGTCGGTGGCTTGGGTATGGTGATCGCTCTGGTACGTGCAGGCAGCACGCTGTTCTGGCGCTGCACCGGCGAGACGGCACCGGCCGCCGAGTTCGACCGGATTCGCGCCCTGGCGGCCATCGGCCTTCTGGCTGGCGGCCCGCTGCTGGTGATCGCCGCGCAGCCGATCCATGAGTATGTCCTGGCCGTCGCCCAGCAGTTGCTGGATGTCGATAGCTACCTGCAGATCGTCCGCGGAGGTGATGCATGA
- a CDS encoding Na+/H+ antiporter subunit E, producing the protein MSRSRWLPHPMLTVLLTIIWLLMVNAPSFGHLLLGAFLGWGIAFLCQGFMLDVPRLRRPLLLCRYLLMVLWDIVVANLHVARLVLGPTRKLRPAFVEVPMAIENEFMLSVLACILSLTPGTVSSGLSNDHKTLLLHGLDVPDEQELITELKSRYEAPLMEIFECSRM; encoded by the coding sequence ATGAGCCGATCCCGATGGTTGCCCCATCCCATGCTGACTGTGCTGCTGACGATCATCTGGTTGTTGATGGTCAACGCCCCCAGCTTCGGTCACTTGCTGCTTGGCGCCTTTCTTGGCTGGGGCATCGCTTTTCTGTGCCAGGGCTTCATGCTCGACGTGCCGCGCTTGCGCCGCCCGCTGCTGCTGTGCCGCTACCTGCTGATGGTGCTCTGGGACATCGTGGTCGCCAACCTGCACGTCGCGCGGCTGGTGCTGGGCCCAACACGCAAGTTGCGACCGGCATTCGTCGAGGTGCCGATGGCCATCGAAAACGAATTCATGCTGTCGGTGCTCGCTTGCATCCTGTCGCTGACGCCGGGAACCGTTTCCTCGGGCCTGAGCAACGATCACAAGACCCTGCTGCTGCATGGTCTTGATGTACCCGACGAGCAGGAGCTGATTACCGAGCTCAAGTCGCGCTACGAAGCCCCGCTGATGGAGATTTTCGAATGCTCGCGTATGTAA
- a CDS encoding K+/H+ antiporter subunit F, with protein sequence MLAYVIPFCMTLMGVAVTLNVIRLVRGPDMPDRVLALDTLYINALALIVVFGIWLKSDLFFEAALLIAVMGFVGTVAVGKHLLHGEIID encoded by the coding sequence ATGCTCGCGTATGTAATTCCCTTTTGCATGACCCTGATGGGCGTTGCCGTGACGCTCAACGTGATTCGCCTGGTGCGCGGCCCGGATATGCCGGATCGTGTGCTTGCTCTGGATACGCTGTACATCAATGCCCTGGCATTGATCGTGGTATTCGGTATCTGGCTGAAGTCGGATCTGTTTTTCGAGGCGGCGCTGCTGATCGCCGTCATGGGTTTCGTCGGTACCGTCGCGGTGGGGAAACACCTGCTGCACGGCGAGATCATCGACTGA
- a CDS encoding Na+/H+ antiporter subunit G — translation MPFWIEALVAFFLLVGCSFALIGAIGLYRLPDFFTRLHGPTKATTLGVGSMVVASMIFFGSHEEGLSFHELLITLFLFITAPVSAHMLAKAAMQQKVKLVRRTRGRPWES, via the coding sequence ATGCCATTCTGGATCGAAGCATTGGTGGCGTTTTTTCTGCTGGTCGGCTGCTCGTTTGCGCTGATCGGCGCCATTGGCCTGTACCGCCTGCCGGACTTCTTCACTCGCCTGCACGGCCCGACCAAAGCCACCACGCTGGGCGTCGGCAGCATGGTGGTGGCGTCGATGATCTTCTTCGGTAGCCATGAAGAGGGGCTGAGCTTCCATGAGCTGCTGATCACCCTGTTCCTGTTCATCACCGCCCCGGTCAGTGCGCACATGCTCGCCAAGGCGGCGATGCAGCAGAAGGTCAAACTGGTACGTCGCACCCGTGGGCGGCCCTGGGAGTCCTGA
- a CDS encoding GNAT family N-acetyltransferase, with protein sequence MQWQIRAATAADIQALCALIFEHGPNPWNHLPRAEVTAHLHGIADGSTRALLAEGEGGLLGFVSHVRTTWFHEYQPLGRGDDEHAYICEAVTHRDMAGRGLGSALLRQVVTDIRSEGISDIYIDRHEENAASAGMMRKAGFVEITRYDDPERRPNGSRRTSLCRWQPD encoded by the coding sequence ATGCAGTGGCAAATACGCGCGGCGACCGCCGCTGACATCCAAGCGCTTTGTGCGCTGATCTTCGAACACGGCCCTAACCCGTGGAATCACCTACCGCGCGCCGAGGTGACTGCCCATTTGCATGGCATCGCCGATGGCAGCACGCGCGCGCTGCTGGCGGAGGGCGAGGGTGGGTTGCTGGGGTTCGTCAGCCACGTGCGTACCACCTGGTTCCACGAGTATCAGCCCCTGGGCAGAGGCGATGACGAGCACGCTTATATCTGCGAGGCGGTGACCCACCGTGACATGGCAGGGCGCGGGCTGGGTTCGGCGTTACTGCGCCAGGTGGTGACGGATATCCGCAGCGAGGGCATCAGCGATATCTATATCGACCGCCATGAGGAGAACGCCGCTTCGGCGGGCATGATGCGCAAGGCCGGATTCGTCGAGATCACCCGTTACGATGATCCCGAGCGCCGGCCCAATGGCTCGCGGCGTACCAGCTTGTGCCGCTGGCAGCCGGATTAG